AAGCAGAAATATAGTGCAATAGTGCAACATCTCTGAATCCTTTTAATCTAGAGAAGGCGTTTCATATTTGGGGGCTAAGGTTTCCAGTCAGAAAGGGCAAACAGCAAGAGTAAGCAGTGTTACTTGCAGGTACTTTGGTTAAtgttgatttaaattttttttttttttcatgaatgtgCTGGTGAACACTGTGAGCAGGCTTTTGTAGATGGCGATGTGTTATAGACGCTGCTCATTCCCAAGGGACGGCAAGTGAGCAGAGATGTACTGTGAAGTCGCCAGTCACTACTGCAAGGTAGCTTCTGCCTGGGGCCCCCAGAAGCTGCTCCTGTATCCTCTTGGTCCCATGGCTGAAGCTGGAGCAGTGGATTGCTGCCGCCTGCGTGTGGAGCACAGCTCTCCCCTCCTGCTGGGCGTGTGTGACATTGATGAATTTCACTGTACTGCGTGTGACTTCTCCCTGCCCTTCCTCCTGATGGAGTGTGCAGACAGCCGTGCATGGCCATGGGGCAGTGTGAGGACCTCCCTGTCTCCCAGCTCCCCTCCCGGGGGAGCCAGCTGATTGACCCAGCTCTTTGGGCCTCTCCTGCCCTTTGCTCTGCCTGAAGTGTGGGATCCTGTTGAGTGGGCTGGGCCGCCCCCGGGCAGGGTGAGGGAAACCCTGGCCTGGGTTCTCTGAGGGCTCAGTTTCCCGGCCCTTACCTTTCCCGATGTCCCTGACATCATCATTCTTGTGGGAGACAGCAGCCTCTATGTGGTGAACGGCGTGGATTGAGTGTAGCTGTGAAATCCATATATATGAAATGTCCCGCGGGATACAGTCTTAGCTGACTTTTTTTACTCTGAACTcttatttgaattgttttttgtGCATATATTTCTGCTACCACAGAGATTGTcctatacaaataaaataataaaaacccaaCCTCAAGCTGTCACCCTTGGATGTGTCCTAAATCTCAGGGAGGGCTCCTGGTACCTGAAGGAGCCCATGGACGGCTCCATCTGCACCCACCCAGTCCCTCAGCtcagcagtgccccactgctCTCAGCTGGCATCCCAGCAGCGTGTGACCCCATCagccctcctccacctcctcttcttccctgtcACACTCTGGTTTCCCTGCTTCTAGCCCAGAAATGAAGAGCCCTGGAGGACGTTGGAGACTGGGAGCAGCGCTGGTGCCTGGGGACACTGAGTggctgggcaggggcaggggcaggagggaggctTTCACTATTCACCCTTCtagagagttacagttttaaaCAGGTGAAGCCAAACTGAATTGAACAGCAGTGGTGTTGCACTCCTGCATAGGAGCTCTGGTGGCTTCTCACTCACCATCTTCCTGTGCCCAGGCCACTGCTGGCCTCACTTAGCCCTCACCTCTGCCTGGTCCTTCACACACGAGCTCACTTGCAGTCTCCTTGCAGAGATCCATTTGGAGCCGATCTTCCAATACTGGGCTCCTTCACTTTGCCCTGCTGTCAGCTCAGTTACAATCTCAGGCCTTGCTATTCTACCCAAGACACTGGCATTCCCTAAACCACCCTAGGCCCGGCCCTGGCCCATCATTTCTCTCCATGCACCTTAACTTTCCTGGAGCCCCTGGTGGTCTCTGCATCAGGCCATAAGCTCACATGGACAGGGATGGGCTCGGGCCTGTGCTGTTCACTGCCGAGTCTTCCACGCAGGTGACCCACTCCATCCCTGTGTCTCCCAGTGACCGCCATGCCCCAGAGGTGCCCACCCCAGTGCCTTTTTATGTGCCATTCTCATGGCAAACTGGACTTCTCTAGCCACCACTGCCAGGTACCCCCATGTCAAAGCCAGGGCAGGGCTGACTGGTCATCTCCCTGGGATCCCACACCACACCCCTCCTAAATCACACTGGGGCCAGTCGCCACGAGTGCTGCTCACCTATCCCAACCTCACTGCCTGCCCCAAGTCTCTGCCCAGCTCCCTCCCCAGGAGGGAGTGAGGTGTTGGGTTCTGGATTTGGTCCAGATCCACCTGCAGCTCTCCGGAGTCCTTCATTTAGCCTCCTCTGTTCCTACCCCAGCACCATGACACCGTTTCTCTAAGCTGAGTCTGCTCGGCATGTAGAATTACCTCAGAGGCCCTGATACCACCCCTGGCATCCAGAGGTCCTGAGCAAGGCAGTCCAGGAGCCAATGGACAGGCTCCTCCCAGCAGCTGTCCACAGCCACAGCTGTGGGAAGAACCACTTTGCAGCTTGTTGGCTTCTGGGAAGCactggctctgcctcccagcaggGGTGGGACCCAGGCCAGAGGAGACTGCAGAAAGCCACCCCCGTCCTGCCAGCAACGCAGGAAGGAGCACCAGGGAGGGGTCAGGAAGACTGTAGCCTCAGTGAGGGGAGGCTGGGCTTGGAGTCAGGCTCAGCCCCTGTTCTGACCCCCGGGGCCTGGGGTAATGTCTGCTGCTCGGGACAGCCTCTGCCCTTCCTGGCAGGCATGTGGCCTTGGGCGTGTGACACCATAGCCCTGCCTGGAGCATGGACCGGGACTCAGGTGCCCCAGACCGCTCTGTACTTCCAGCCCCCTGAGGCCCGGCACCAGGGCATGTATATTGGCACCACTCCCAACAGAGAGTAACCCAAACACCCGCTCACAGCCAGTTGCACACCTCCAAGGATGGGGAATTCACTCCCCTAACCCGGCCTGGGAATACATTTGCTCACTCCAAGTTAGAATGTGCTGGAAACATCCCTCCTTGGCCCTTCTCTGCCCCTTTTCACCCCAAGAGTCTGACATTGCAGATCTGCAGGTCCTGGCCTCAACTTTTTGAGGTCCCAGATCCTACACCATGCCTTCTACCCCGCCACCTGCCTCAGCtagaaaggagggaagagagacgAGACATCACTCCCCAGGGCGGACCCTCTTTattcctctcctgcctcagaggTCAGGACGGAGGTCTGGCAGGACCTGCAGTGGGCCCTAGTCATCTGTGGCAGCGAAGGTGAAGGGACTCAGCTTGTAGCCTGTGCCGGAGTAGAACTTGTTCTGGAATTCCACCCTGGGGGtgagaagaggaggggttggtgaGGGGAACTCCCACCTCGAGCAGCCCAGGCCACAGGGTGGTTGCTCACCAGTGCAGCCGCAGGGCGTGCAGGAAGGCCGAGAGCCCCTCCATCACCAGCAGGATGGCCACGGTCATCACAGCAAAGGCGGCAAAGATGGGGACCAGCACCACAGCCGCCACGCCAACCTCCCGGCCCAGGCCCAGGCCTATGCTCATCACCATGGCCCACAGAACCTCGGACAGCTCTGCGAGCAAAggagacagtgggggccaatggCAAGTGGGGGCCTGCCAGCCCCCAACCTACCTGCCGCAGCCTGAAGCCCTCCCTGCACGGGGAGCCAGCGAGGGACCTCCTTAGACAGTCCCACTTtacagaggggaaactgaggcccagagaaaagAAACCCGCCCAGCCAACAGCCGTAAGTGAGAAGCCAGGAGCCGGGGCTGGCCGTCGGTGGCCAGGTCACTCACGGGCGTGGGCCAGGCTCAGGGCCCACAGGCGCAGGTAGGATGCGGTGTTGGAGACGCAGCCCAGGCAGAACTCGATGGTGTGGATGGCCTGGTGCATGAGCACCTCGGAGGGGACGAGCTGCGGGGCGGGTGCAGTGAGGGCCAGCGGGGCCTCACCCGTCCCACCCCCAGGAAGGCAccgcacccacctcagcctcctcttcATCATCCAGGCCCCCTGCCTTTTCCTCATCGGAGCTCCAGCCATTCACAGATGCATCAGGCAGGTCCAGCAACCCAGCCTTGTCTTCCTCCTGGGGAACGAGCAGGCAGTGTTGGCAGCGCTCCAGCCTCAGGAGGGCCCCCACCACCCACCAGGCCTGCTCCTGGCCACTTAGGAGCCTGCGAGGAAGTGGGGAGTCAGGTACACACTGGACAGTGGCCTCTCCTCCCAAGCAGCCCCCCACACCTTAGGCCCGGTCCTACCTGTCGGCCAGCGGGCCTCCTCCGCAGGTGGGGGCGGTGGCGGCGCAGCAGGTACAGGGGTGTGCCAAGCAGCAGGATGGGCACCATGGCCAAGGCCAGGACCACCAGCGTGGCCTGGACCACCTCCTGCCAGGGAGAGGGCGAGAGTCAGGGCACCCCTGCTCTGCACACCTGCACAGGAACTTGGATCACAGCAGTCACAGGACCCAGAGAGCCTGTGGCCGCTCCTCCCTTCAGGGCCCACGGGGGCTCTGTGCCCTCACTGAGTGAGGATTTGGCTCCATAAGGACTCCTGAGGGAAGGGACCCCAGGTTCCCAGCGTCACTTGTGCCACCTGCTAAAGATGCACGCCATCACCTCTGACGGCCCTGTCTGCACAGCCTGGGGCCTGCATCCCCGTTTCTTGGACGAGGATCCTGCAGCTCCCAGTGGCCCAGTGACCGTGGGATCCCCATGAGGCTGTGTGAGCTGGGCCCCCCAGCCACAGCACACCTGCCGGGGGTAGAGCGGCCGGTTGGTGGGGCTGTGGGAGAAGAGGAACATGTTGATGAAGTGGATGAGGATGCTGGGGGCCGAGGCAGCGCTGGCAGCCGACACACACAGCCACTTGTAGATGACTAGGAAGACGAGGTAACCGAAGAGCCCCAGCAGGAAGGTGAGCTCCGGCAGTGTCTCCAGCAGCAGCCGGTGCCTCTGGCCAAAGTGCCTGGCAGGTAGGAGGGAGGTGTGGTCACTGGGGCCCACTCTGGCCTGCCAGCCTCCCATCCCCCAGGCAGCTTTGGCCCTCACACGTGGTTGAAGATTCCAAGGACCACCCCGAAGGCCATGTGCACGACCCCCAGGATGACGGACATCTTCATCTTGAAGGAGTTGAGGAAGCTCAAGTGGTTGGCAGCCAGGCTCCAGACCTAGGGTGGCAGCAGGGCAGGCTGGACTCAGGGGCTCCCTGGCCAGCACTGCCAGGAAGTCCCCGGCCCGAGTCCTTCTCTCTCATCACCCTGTTTTCCCCCTCGGAGCCTGCAGCCTCATCCATCACCCACCCACCGAGGGGCAACAGAGCACAGATGGGCCAGCCGCCAcggctccagcctgggtgaccttgggcatggcctctgtgcctcagtctcttcttTAGGTGAGGACACGGCTAACGTGCGGCCCACGGGGTTGTGATGAGGTTCAAACagaaaatcaggctgggcacggtggctcacgcctgtaatcccagcactttgaaaggctgaagcaggtagatcacatgaggtcaggagttcgagaccagcctggccaacatggtgaaacgctgtctctactaaaaatacagaaattagctgggcatggtggcaggtgcctgtatcccagctactcaggaggctgaggcaggggatcgcttgaacctgggagatggaggttgcagtgagccgagatcgcaccactgcactccagcctgggtgattgaATGAGACTCCAtatcccaaaaaaaaagaaaaaagaaaaaagaaaatcacttccACAGAGGGTTGGgaacagtgcttagcacagtgcaaGCTACAGACTGGTTCCTGTCCGGTCTGGCTTTGCCTCCGCACACTCAGGAGACTGGTTCCTGTCCAGTCTCGCTTTGCCTCTGCACACTCAGGAGACTGGTTCCTGTCCAGTCTCGCTTTGCCTCCGCACACTCAGGGGACTGGTTCCTGTCCGGTCTGGCTTTGCCTCTGCACACTCAGGGGACTGGTTCCTGTCCGGTCTGGCTTTGCCTCTGCACACTCAGGGGACTGGTTCCTGTCCGGTCTGGCTTTGCCTCTGCACACTCAGGGGACTGGTTCCTGTCCGGTCTGGCTTTGCCTCTGCACACTCAGGGGACTGGTTCCTGTCCGGTCTGGCTTTGCCTCTGCACACTCAGGGGACTGTGATGCAGGCTCTGCAGGGCAGGAGCCTTGTCTGCCTCTTGTGCTGAGGAAAGGGCCTGGCACACGGGAGTGCTCCGCGATGGCACTGCAGGAGGGCTGAACCGAGGGGAGCCCCAGCCCCCACTCCCAGCTGCCTTCACCACCCGCAGACACTCCACCCCAGGACTCACAGGGTCGATGCCAAAGGGGTAGGGTCCCAGGAAGACACCGGTGACGTTGGGATCCAGGGTAAGCATCGCGTGCTGGGCCAGGAATGCATCACTGTAGCAACGGAGGGCAGGGCGGTCAGGGCTGTGGGGGTTGCGGGGCCCCCGGCCAGGCTGGGGCCCGGGCCTCACCTCCAGCCAGACTGGTTGGCCATGGCGGCCACACTCCAGCCCGAGGGGAAGATGCTGGTGGCGCGACTGAAGCACTCGTTGTAGATGAAGCCGGTGTAGATGGAGAACAGGCCCATGAGCAGGAGCAGGTAGCGGCCCCTGAAGAAAGTCTGCCAGATCTGCGGGGGCAGCAGTGTGGTGAGGGGCTGCCTGGCCCCACTACCCTCATCAGGACCCCAGCCCGGCCCCTCACCTCATTCTGCGCGGCCTTCACTGCCGGCTGGTTCTCCGCAAGCACCATGGCCAGGGCGAAGAGGAACATGAGCAGCCCGTGGCCCACATCCCCAAACATCACAGCAAACAGGAAGGGGAAGGTGATGATGGTGTAGGGAGCTGTGGGCAGAGGGCATGGTGGGTGAGCTGGGAACCCCCAAACACACCAGCATCCGTCTCCCGGCCCAAGATGCCACAGAGGCCCTGCTGGCTTGCAGTCAAGAACCCACCACTtagcagccgggcacggtggctcatgcctataatcccagtactctgggaggccgagacggcgggggggatcacctgaggtcaggagttcaagaccagcctggccaacatggtgaaaccctgtctccactagaaacagaaaaattagctgggcatggtggcaggtgcccataatcccagctactcaggaggctgaggcaggagaatcatttgaacccgggaggcagaggttgcagtgagccaagcttgcaccactgcactccagcctgggcaacagagtgagattctgtctccaaaaagaaaacaaaaaagaacccacCACTTAGGAGCTGTGTAACCTAGGCCcggtcacttaacctctctgagcctccatttcctcatctgtaaaatggaggtaacaCCAGGCCACTTCATAAGGTCTCCGTGGGCAGCACCGGCCAGCTGCTGGAGCAGCTTCAGCTATTGCTGTCCCCAGAGCCCCACACAGAAGCCAGAGAGGACAGCGAGCCACAGGTGGCCCCAGCTGGCACATGGCAAGTTCCAGGAGGCCGAGCTGGTCGCTCCAGCTCTGAAATCTCGACTTCCCATCAGTAAAACAGGAACAAGTCCTCAtgggaggcaggaggaccccAACATGCACACCCTGTCAGGAGCTGTATTGTGACCCCAAAAAAGATATACTGGAGTTCCAACCCCCAGGAACTCCGGATGTGACcttctttggagacagggtcctTACAGAGGTCACGGGGTTAAGATAAGGCCATTACAGTGGGCCCTATCCAGTGTGCCCAGTGTCCTTACGAAAAGGAACATTTGGACCCACATGGAAGGAGAACAGCGTGTGAAGATGAGGACGGCCGCTCCAAGCCCAAGAGAGATGCCAGGAAGGGATCCTCCTGGACAGCCTCAGAAGGAGCCACTCCTGCCGACAACACctcattatcttttatttttttaagatacaaggtctcgctatgttgcccaggctggtctcgaactcctggactccaggactccagcgatcctccttccaccacagcctcccaaagtgctgagatgacaggcatgagccagtgcgcccggcccctgctgacaccttggtcttggacttctagcctccaggactgtgggacCATGTCTGCCCCTTAAGCCACCAGCCTGTGACACTTCGTTACAGCTTCCCTGGCAAACACGTTGCCTCAAAGGCTGGTGCTTTGAGCTGGCAGCATTCTATCCGCCATGGGCCTCTGGGCGATGCTCTAGCTGCACCAGCCTCTGTCCATGTGCAGGGGAATCCGAGTGGggcccagctccagccccaggacCCCGGCCCTGCAGGAGCAGCAAGCCTCCCAGGACCACACAGCCCTGGTCTTGGTTCACAGAGCCTCAGACTCACGCCCTGCCTCTACCACATGGGGGCCCAAGCACCCTGCCTCTTGCCCACTGGGTGAGGCAGGGCCCCTCCCTGGCCTGTGTCCAAGTCCCCTCCCAATAGGGGCTCCACCACGTCACACCCACGCTATGGGCCGGGCCCCCATCGGTGGTACTGGGGGATACTGGGCCCCTCCACTCATCTGACAACACCAGCCACACTGCAGCTGGCCCACTGTGTTGGGGAGTGGCGTCCTGAGGGGGAGGCCACAGCTGGACGACAGAGCAGGCACTGCAGGCCTCAGGACTCCcaatggggaggaggaggatgtggaGGGAAAGCACTAGagctcccccaacccctgccctcaTCCCTTACTGGTTTCTACTGGGAGCACCTCCCTTAACCCACCGCTTACTCCAGAATGTCCGTCTCAGGGACAGCTTGACCCAAGACTGCATTAATGCAAACTTCTATAAAAACACTGTGtaggaccaggtgcggtggctcacacctgtaatcccagcactttgggaggctgaggtgggcggatcacgaggtcaggagtttgtgaccagcctggtcaacacggtgaaagcccatctctaccaaaaatacaaaaattagccgggcgtggtggcgcgcgcctgcccaactactctggaggctgaggcaggtgaatcactggaacctgggaggcggggattgcagtgagccgagatcatgccacagaaccccagcctgggcgacaaagcgagactccatctcagggaaaaaaaccaaaaaacactgtgtagccaggagtggtggctcacgcctgtaatcccagcactttcagaggctgaggtgggcggatcacttgaggtcaggagttcgagacagtctggccaacatggcgaaaccctgtctccactaaaagaacaaaaattagttggacgtggcgatgggcacctgtagtcccagctactcgggaggctaaggcaggagaatggcttgaacttgggaggcagaggttgcagtgagccgagatcacaccactgcaccccagcctgggccacagaatgagactccatctcaaaaaacaaacaaacaaacaaacaaaaccgtgtGACCAAACCAACCACACCACAGGCTGCCTCCTGGCTCTGGCTTGCAGTCTCCAATGGTCACTAAGCTTCCTGACATTCCTCTGAGGTTTGCACTATTATTTCCAATTTGCAGGTGAggcagctgaggctcagagaagctaagaaACATATCAAAGTAGGCGAGATGGGCTTCCAACCTGGGCCATGTCCACCGCACAACCTCTGTTCTTTGCACAAGCCCGTGAGGCTCCCTTGTAAACTCAACAAGggggagttggctgggagccGACATAAAGCCTCACACCGGCTGCAGAGCCCAACAGCCTCTCGAGAGTGACGGGATGCGTGCTCCTCATCCCAGGAGGGCAGGCCGGGCCCGGGATGGAGATACCTCCCACTCAGGCTCACACCCATCCAGTGGGGCAGCTGAGCCTCCCAGGACACGGGTAAGGGCGCCGTGGCTCTCACCGGGGTTCACCTCCTGGTAGCGGCCCACGCCGTAGGCGTCCACGATGCCCTGGAAGCTGGCTGTGAAGCGGTTGGTGCGGATGAGCGTGGGGGGCATGTCCCGGCAGGGGATGCGGTGAGCCACGGCGCTCACTCCCTCCTCCGTCTGGACGCCAGGACAGAGAGAGACCAGACCAGTGGCAGGGGCCTTCAGGGACCCTGGGACCCCCAGCCAGGCCCAGCTGGAGATGCAGAGCCCTGTGGGGGCTCCCTGAGcagccccttcccctctctctgaaGTGAGATGATCGGCCCTGCTATGCCCTGGTGGGGGCCCAAAGACACCACATGGACTGGCAATGGCTTGGGAAAGGCAAGCGTGCTGCCTCCTAGGGACGGCCCAGGAGAAGGAGCCCAGCCTCACGCGCAAGCACCTGCTGTGCGTGGTGGGTGACCCCCGGGGGCAGGGGCATCACACCGGTTCCACAGACCATAAGCAGGCCTAAGGTCGCAGGGGGGCCTGAATTGAAATGAGGCTTCTGACTAAAACTACCCCGTCAGCCTCCAGGGACTCAGGAAAGTCAGGGTAGGGCTTGTTGGGCCAGGGCCAACAGGGTAGACTCCCTGGAAGAGGTGGGCCgtggaggaggctgggaggagaaGGAGCCCCTGGGCAAAGCCCAGGTGCAGGGAGCCGGGGGCTGGAATTAAGGCAGAAATGCCCCGGCCTGGTAGGAGGggcgggtggggagggggtgaggtCTCAGGCTTCGTGCTCACCGAGCTGTCCCGCAGGGCCTCCTGCAGGGCAGGCAGGTCTCTCACGGAGCACCAGGCCTCGGCAATGAGGCACTTGTGCGTGGTGCTCACACTGCACTGGTTCAGGGCCAGGTACACAGCCTTCATCTTGTGGACCTGCACCTGCCCCGGCGGTAGCAGCTGCAGCACCCGGCCCAGCACCTGGCTCAGGAACCGCTCTGTCTCCCCCAGGACCTGCACCAGAGTGGGCAGTCAGCGGGGGCTGGGCGGGCAGGTGGGGTGGCTGGGCTGGGAGCACCCACCTCCTGCACCCACctctgggaggccaggccagGACACCCACCTCCTGCACCCACctctgggaggccaggccagggCACCCACCTCCTGCACCCACctctgggaggccaggccagggcacccacctcctgcagctcctggctctgctgctgcagctgccgcAGGGCTCCGCGGCGGGCCTCCTCCTGCTCCAGAAACGGGAAGACGTGGCAGTGGAAGCTGGAGGGAGGTTGTGCTTCGTGAGGGGCCTGAGGGTCCCGGCTACGAGACTCTGAGTCTGAAGGGAGTTCATGGGGAGGAGTCGTGACAGGGCAGGCTGGGAGGTGACAGCAGGGGCCTGCAGAGCGGGGCGGTGGGGCGGGTGTTCCCAGTGACTCACCAGTCCGTGATCTTGCGGATCTTCTGTCCAATCTGCTCTCCCCAGTAGGAGATGAGGAAGGTCATCCACATGGCTGGCTCGCCCTGCAGAGCAGGCTCAGTTGAttctggagtctcactc
This portion of the Macaca mulatta isolate MMU2019108-1 chromosome 14, T2T-MMU8v2.0, whole genome shotgun sequence genome encodes:
- the TCIRG1 gene encoding V-type proton ATPase 116 kDa subunit a 3 isoform X2; the protein is MAWPCVLLPVKQARSGAAIHPRASAGPLPGGQEQEGVSSPGLSAPLRTRPRGHSLGSASPRLPGLRWRLGPGAGRPWPLPVAPPARKGVSGAGPRAGGNAALSAARRARSGAASSGAAARSPPGTMGSMFRSEEVALVQLFLPTAAAYTCLNASVSAFQRRFVVDVRRCEELEKTFTFLQEEVRRAGLVLPPPEGRLPAPPPRDLLRIQEETERLAQELRDVRGNQQALRAQLHQLQLHAAVLGQGHGPQLAAAHTDGTSERMPLLQAPGGPHQDLRVNFVAGAVEPHKAPALERLLWRACRGFLIASFRELEQPLEHPVTGEPAMWMTFLISYWGEQIGQKIRKITDCFHCHVFPFLEQEEARRGALRQLQQQSQELQEVLGETERFLSQVLGRVLQLLPPGQVQVHKMKAVYLALNQCSVSTTHKCLIAEAWCSVRDLPALQEALRDSSTEEGVSAVAHRIPCRDMPPTLIRTNRFTASFQGIVDAYGVGRYQEVNPAPYTIITFPFLFAVMFGDVGHGLLMFLFALAMVLAENQPAVKAAQNEIWQTFFRGRYLLLLMGLFSIYTGFIYNECFSRATSIFPSGWSVAAMANQSGWSDAFLAQHAMLTLDPNVTGVFLGPYPFGIDPVWSLAANHLSFLNSFKMKMSVILGVVHMAFGVVLGIFNHVHFGQRHRLLLETLPELTFLLGLFGYLVFLVIYKWLCVSAASAASAPSILIHFINMFLFSHSPTNRPLYPRQEVVQATLVVLALAMVPILLLGTPLYLLRRHRPHLRRRPAGRQEEDKAGLLDLPDASVNGWSSDEEKAGGLDDEEEAELVPSEVLMHQAIHTIEFCLGCVSNTASYLRLWALSLAHAQLSEVLWAMVMSIGLGLGREVGVAAVVLVPIFAAFAVMTVAILLVMEGLSAFLHALRLHWVEFQNKFYSGTGYKLSPFTFAATDD
- the TCIRG1 gene encoding V-type proton ATPase 116 kDa subunit a 3 isoform X4 — translated: MGSMFRSEEVALVQLFLPTAAAYTCVSRLGELGLVEFRDLNASVSAFQRRFVVDVRRCEELEKTFTFLQEEVRRAGLVLPPPEGRLPAPPPRDLLRIQEETERLAQELRDVRGNQQALRAQLHQLQLHAAVLGQGHGPQLAAAHTDGTSERMPLLQAPGGPHQDLRVNFVAGAVEPHKAPALERLLWRACRGFLIASFRELEQPLEHPVTGEPAMWMTFLISYWGEQIGQKIRKITDCFHCHVFPFLEQEEARRGALRQLQQQSQELQEVLGETERFLSQVLGRVLQLLPPGQVQVHKMKAVYLALNQCSVSTTHKCLIAEAWCSVRDLPALQEALRDSSTEEGVSAVAHRIPCRDMPPTLIRTNRFTASFQGIVDAYGVGRYQEVNPAPYTIITFPFLFAVMFGDVGHGLLMFLFALAMVLAENQPAVKAAQNEIWQTFFRGRYLLLLMGLFSIYTGFIYNECFSRATSIFPSGWSVAAMANQSGWSDAFLAQHAMLTLDPNVTGVFLGPYPFGIDPVWSLAANHLSFLNSFKMKMSVILGVVHMAFGVVLGIFNHVHFGQRHRLLLETLPELTFLLGLFGYLVFLVIYKWLCVSAASAASAPSILIHFINMFLFSHSPTNRPLYPRQEVVQATLVVLALAMVPILLLGTPLYLLRRHRPHLRRRPAGRQEEDKAGLLDLPDASVNGWSSDEEKAGGLDDEEEAELVPSEVLMHQAIHTIEFCLGCVSNTASYLRLWALSLAHAQLSEVLWAMVMSIGLGLGREVGVAAVVLVPIFAAFAVMTVAILLVMEGLSAFLHALRLHWVEFQNKFYSGTGYKLSPFTFAATDD
- the TCIRG1 gene encoding V-type proton ATPase 116 kDa subunit a 3 isoform X7, translating into MPLLQAPGGPHQDLRVNFVAGAVEPHKAPALERLLWRACRGFLIASFRELEQPLEHPVTGEPAMWMTFLISYWGEQIGQKIRKITDCFHCHVFPFLEQEEARRGALRQLQQQSQELQEVLGETERFLSQVLGRVLQLLPPGQVQVHKMKAVYLALNQCSVSTTHKCLIAEAWCSVRDLPALQEALRDSSTEEGVSAVAHRIPCRDMPPTLIRTNRFTASFQGIVDAYGVGRYQEVNPAPYTIITFPFLFAVMFGDVGHGLLMFLFALAMVLAENQPAVKAAQNEIWQTFFRGRYLLLLMGLFSIYTGFIYNECFSRATSIFPSGWSVAAMANQSGWSDAFLAQHAMLTLDPNVTGVFLGPYPFGIDPVWSLAANHLSFLNSFKMKMSVILGVVHMAFGVVLGIFNHVHFGQRHRLLLETLPELTFLLGLFGYLVFLVIYKWLCVSAASAASAPSILIHFINMFLFSHSPTNRPLYPRQEVVQATLVVLALAMVPILLLGTPLYLLRRHRPHLRRRPAGRQEEDKAGLLDLPDASVNGWSSDEEKAGGLDDEEEAELVPSEVLMHQAIHTIEFCLGCVSNTASYLRLWALSLAHAQLSEVLWAMVMSIGLGLGREVGVAAVVLVPIFAAFAVMTVAILLVMEGLSAFLHALRLHWVEFQNKFYSGTGYKLSPFTFAATDD
- the TCIRG1 gene encoding V-type proton ATPase 116 kDa subunit a 3 isoform X8, which encodes MKAVYLALNQCSVSTTHKCLIAEAWCSVRDLPALQEALRDSSTEEGVSAVAHRIPCRDMPPTLIRTNRFTASFQGIVDAYGVGRYQEVNPAPYTIITFPFLFAVMFGDVGHGLLMFLFALAMVLAENQPAVKAAQNEIWQTFFRGRYLLLLMGLFSIYTGFIYNECFSRATSIFPSGWSVAAMANQSGWSDAFLAQHAMLTLDPNVTGVFLGPYPFGIDPVWSLAANHLSFLNSFKMKMSVILGVVHMAFGVVLGIFNHVHFGQRHRLLLETLPELTFLLGLFGYLVFLVIYKWLCVSAASAASAPSILIHFINMFLFSHSPTNRPLYPRQEVVQATLVVLALAMVPILLLGTPLYLLRRHRPHLRRRPAGRQEEDKAGLLDLPDASVNGWSSDEEKAGGLDDEEEAELVPSEVLMHQAIHTIEFCLGCVSNTASYLRLWALSLAHAQLSEVLWAMVMSIGLGLGREVGVAAVVLVPIFAAFAVMTVAILLVMEGLSAFLHALRLHWVEFQNKFYSGTGYKLSPFTFAATDD
- the TCIRG1 gene encoding V-type proton ATPase 116 kDa subunit a 3 isoform X3 produces the protein MGVVAATASRIQTMGSMFRSEEVALVQLFLPTAAAYTCVSRLGELGLVEFRDLNASVSAFQRRFVVDVRRCEELEKTFTFLQEEVRRAGLVLPPPEGRLPAPPPRDLLRIQEETERLAQELRDVRGNQQALRAQLHQLQLHAAVLGQGHGPQLAAAHTDGTSERMPLLQAPGGPHQDLRVNFVAGAVEPHKAPALERLLWRACRGFLIASFRELEQPLEHPVTGEPAMWMTFLISYWGEQIGQKIRKITDCFHCHVFPFLEQEEARRGALRQLQQQSQELQEVLGETERFLSQVLGRVLQLLPPGQVQVHKMKAVYLALNQCSVSTTHKCLIAEAWCSVRDLPALQEALRDSSTEEGVSAVAHRIPCRDMPPTLIRTNRFTASFQGIVDAYGVGRYQEVNPAPYTIITFPFLFAVMFGDVGHGLLMFLFALAMVLAENQPAVKAAQNEIWQTFFRGRYLLLLMGLFSIYTGFIYNECFSRATSIFPSGWSVAAMANQSGWSDAFLAQHAMLTLDPNVTGVFLGPYPFGIDPVWSLAANHLSFLNSFKMKMSVILGVVHMAFGVVLGIFNHVHFGQRHRLLLETLPELTFLLGLFGYLVFLVIYKWLCVSAASAASAPSILIHFINMFLFSHSPTNRPLYPRQEVVQATLVVLALAMVPILLLGTPLYLLRRHRPHLRRRPAGRQEEDKAGLLDLPDASVNGWSSDEEKAGGLDDEEEAELVPSEVLMHQAIHTIEFCLGCVSNTASYLRLWALSLAHAQLSEVLWAMVMSIGLGLGREVGVAAVVLVPIFAAFAVMTVAILLVMEGLSAFLHALRLHWVEFQNKFYSGTGYKLSPFTFAATDD